In the Streptomyces sp. SJL17-4 genome, GGCTGAAGCTGCGCCCGAAGGCCCGTAAGGCCCTCTCCCAGGCCGCTGCGGCGGCCACCGGGGGTCCGGACGGCTCCGGGCCCTCGCTGGAGCGCACGGGGCTCACGGACTGGACGATCGGGACGCTGACGAAGGTCTTCGAGACCAAGAGGGGCGGGCAGCCGGTCAAGGCGTACCCGGCGCTGGTGGACGAGGGCGCGACCGTCGCCGTACGGCTCTTCGACACGGAGGCCGAGCAGCAGCTCGCGATGTGGCGGGGCACCCGGAAGCTGATCATGCTGAACATCCCGGTGAACCCGGCGAAGTTCGCCTCGGACAAGCTGACCAACCAGCAGAAGCTGGCCCTGTCGTCGAACCCGCACGGCTCGATCCAGGCCCTCTTCGACGACTGCGCCACCGCGGCGGCCGACAAGCTGATCGCGGAGCACGGCGGTCCGGCGTGGGACGAGGAGTCGTTCCGGAAGCTGTACGACAAGGTCCGCGCGGACCTCGTGGACACGACCGTGCGGACGGTGGGCCAGGTCCAGCAGATCCTGGCGGCCTGGCAGGCGTGCGAGCGCCGGCTGAAGTCGACGAACAGCCTGGCGCTGATCAACAACCTGACCGACGTGCGCGCCCAGCTGGCGTGGCTGATGCCGGCCGGTTTCGTCACCCGTACGGGTCTGAGGCGGCTCCCGGACCTGATGCGCTATCTGGTGGCGGTGGACCGGCGGCTCCAGCAGATGCCGACCGGGGTCCAGCGGGACACCACCCGGATGGAGAAGGTCCAGGAGATGCTCGACGAGTACGCCTGGCTGCTCGAACAGCTCCCCAAGGGCCGCCCGGTGCCGTCCGAGGTCACCGACATCCGCTGGATGATCGAGGAGCTGCGGGTGAGCTACTTCGCCCATGCGCTCGGCACGGCGCACCCCGTCTCGGACAAGCGGATCGTGAAGGCGATCGACGCGGCCGCCCCGTAGCGGGGTGTTGCCGTCGGTGAGTTCGACCGGACCGCTGACCTGCTGTACAGTCTCTCTCGCAGCCGCTTCTCAGGGGTTGCGACCAAGGTCCTGTGGAGCAGTTGGTTAGCTCGCCACCCTGTCAAGGTGGAGGTCGCGGGTTCAAGTCCCGTCAGGATCGCTTCCAGGAAAGGCCCGCATCGTGAGATGCGGGCCTTTCTTTGTGTTCCCGTGTCTTGACGGGGCCACAGGCCCGCCGGTACCCCGGACATCAGGGATTCGGGGGCCCACACCGGAGGTGGTCGCGCATGGCCGCGGCGTCCGCAGCACGGCACGAGACGAGAGCACTGCTGCGCGCCCATCTGGCGGCCGCGTCGCGGTACGGACACCTCACCCGCCACTGCGTGGTCTGCCATCGCCTCCTGCGGCTCTCCATGGACCTTCCGGAGCTCTCGGAGCCCTCAGGCCTTCCGGAGCTCCCGGAGTCGGGGGAAGGGTCCGGGGAGCCGGCGGAAGGGCCCGAGGGGCCGGCGGACGACAGTGAGGACGAAAGTCCCACCGACCCATGACCAACGGCGGGTTGAGGCCGTTCCGGGGAGTGGGAGGCTGTTCTTTGGCAAGAGTTCGCCAGTGTGACGGGAGTCACTGAAGCAGTTTCAGAAACCGCTTCACTTACACCCTCCCTACACGGGCCCGATTTAATATGTGCAATTGCACCGCCCTCCGAAGAGTGACGCCGGGCACAAAAGAAGATCGCGCCAGACCCGGCGGAGTCCAGCGCGATCGATGACGAAGGCCTGTTGGGGCAGGAATCCGTCGGCAGAGCTAGGTGTGGGCGACCGGATTGGGGGATCCGGACAGGCCCGGTGTTACGGGGTACTGCGGGGTACTACGGGGTGTTTGCGCGACCTCAGGCCTCGCTGCGCTGCTGCGGAATACCCGCCAGCAGAGCGCGAACCTCAGCTTCGCGGTACCGGCGATGCCCACCCAGGGTGCGGATGGACGTGAGCTTCCCGGCCTTCGCCCAACGGGTCACCGTCTTCGGGTCCACGCGGAACATCGTGGCAACCTCGGCAGGGGTCAGCAGCGGCTCGGCATCAGGGGTGCGAGCGGTCATGAGCGGCCTCCTCGGGAGAACCGAACCTTCTCGGTTCTTTCCTCTAAATTCTGCACCTTGACCCGCGTTGCCCGAAATGGCAGAAGCGGGCCGAGTCGGTTATAGGACGAACGGCTTGTCCTCGGCACTACAACTACACCATCCGTCCAGCCACGTCGGCCAAACCGATGGAATTGCCCTCGCAGGTGTTCATCAGCGGCGGAAGTCGATGGACCATGCCATAACGGACAGTCACGCCACTGTGACGATCAGTCACAGAGCGATCAGGAGTCCTCAGACCCCCCATAGAGTGCAATGCTGAGCGTTCCGCCCATAGATGGACGGAAGGAACCCTCCCCGGACTCCTTGTCCTATTTTGGCACGAGGGTGGGCGATGGGCGCAAGGGTGCGTTACGTGCTGTCCGTCACGCTTGAGCCAAAGGCCCGGATCGGGACCAACGTCCCCGCCCGGCGGGTGCCGAAGGACCCGACACCCCCGGCAATCAAAACCGGGCAGGCGGTATCCGGACAGCCCTGAAGATCATTTACACCCGTCGGACATGTCTTGTCGATACCGACCTGACGAAGATGCCCGACTGATGTCAATTCGCGAAGCGAAGATCCCTGACCGTCCGCCAGCGCTCCGCGAGCCGCCCGTACGCTTCGCTCGCCCGCTCGCCGTCGCCGGACCGCAGCGCCGCGATGCCCTCCGCCAGCTGCGCCGCCGACCGGTCCGCCGCCAGCCACTCCTCCGGGACCGCGTGCACCAGACCACCGAAGTCCAGCTCCACGAGCGCCCGCGGATGAAACTCCTCCAGCCAGCGCCCCACCTCGATCAGGCCCTCCGTCATCGGACCGTCGTCGATCGACTCCCGCAGGGCCCGCAGCGCCCGCGCGAGACGGCGGCGCGCCTGCGCCATCGTCGTCCGGTAGCGCAGCACCGGAGCCTTCCCCGGGCCGCCCGCAGCCGGGCCACCCGCAGCCGGGCCACCCGCGCCCGCACCGGACGCCCCCGCGCCGCCCGCACCCGCGCCGGACGTACCCGCACCTGACGGCCGCTCCCCCGGCTCGTACTCCCGGTCCTCGTCCCCGAAGAGCGCGAACCAGCGCAGCGGCACCTGCCAGACCGCCGTACGGATCCACGGACGCGCGTCCGGGTTCCTGCTCAGCCACCGCTCGTAGTCGCTCTCCACCTGGACGCGCACGACCGGCGGCAGCATCGCGTCGAGCACCGGATCCGGGAACTGGCCGGCCAGCTCCTGGAGCGCCAGCCAGCCCCGCAGCCGGGTCCGCCACGGGCAGATCACCACCACCCCGTCCAGCCGGGCGACGAAGGCCTCCCCGCTCTCGTGGACCGGCACCGGGACCGGCGGTGTCGGCAGCAGGTCGGCCAGCGAGCGCCGCAGCTCGTCCTGCGCCCCCGGAGTGCGCGGCCGGCGGGCGTACCGGTCCCAGTGGGTCCGCTCCGGCTCGGGGAACGCGGCCAGCGGCTCGTACACCCGCAGATAGGACGCATAGGGGATGAGGACCGAGGAAGCGACCGACATGTCGCGAATCCTTCCACGGAGGTACTCCGGGAGGGGGTGATCCTGAGCACTGCCGCCGATCTACGCCCAGGTAGGACTTACTCTCGTGCCGAACTGGTCCTCCCCCACCCGCAGGGAGGTCCGCAACCGCCGCTTCGTACTTGGGAGTCACCACCGTGACCGATGTGACCGGCGTTCCTGCTGATGTACTGCACACCCTGTTCCATTCGGAGCAGGGTGGCCACGAGCAAGTCGTGCTCTGCCAGGACCGCGCCACCGGCCTCAAGGCCGTCATCGCCCTCCACTCCACCGCCCTGGGCCCCGCCCTCGGCGGCACCCGCTTCTACCCGTACGCCACCGAGGCCGCGGCCGTCGCCGACGCCCTCAACCTGGCCCGCGGCATGTCGTACAAGAACGCCATGGCCGGTCTCGACCACGGCGGCGGCAAGGCCGTCATCATCGGCGACCCGGAGAAGATCAAGACGGAGGAGCTCCTCCTCGCCTACGGGCGCTTCGTCGCCTCCCTCGGCGGCCGGTACGTCACGGCCTGCGACGTCGGCACCTACGTGGCCGACATGGACGTCGTCGCCCGCGAGAACCAGTGGACCACCGGCCGCTCCCCCGAGAACGGCGGCGCCGGCGACTCCTCCGTCCTCACCGCCTTCGGTGTCTTCCAGGGCATGCGCGCCTCCGCGCAGACCCTCTGGGGCGACCCGACGCTGCGCGGCCGCAAGGTCGGCGTCGCGGGCGTCGGCAAGGTCGGCCACTACCTCGTCGAGCACCTCCTGGAGGACGGCGCCGAGGTCGTCATCACCGATGTGCGCGAGGAGTCGGTGCGCCGGATCACCGACAAGCACCCGCAGGTCACCGTCGTCGCCGACACCGAGGCGCTGATCCGCGTCGAGGGTCTCGACATCTACGCGCCCTGCGCGCTGGGCGGCGCCCTGAACGAGGAGACCGTCCCGTTCATCACCGCGAGCATCGTCTGCGGCGCGGCCAACAACCAGCTCGCCCACCCGGGCATCGAGAAGGACCTCGTGGAGCGCGGGATCCTCTACGCGCCCGACTACGTGGTCAACGCCGGTGGCGTGATCCAGGTCGCCGACGAGCTGCACGGCTTCGACTTCGACCGCTGCAAGAAGAAGGCGACGAAGATCTTCGACACCACGCTCGAAATCTTCGCACGTGCGAAGGCTGACGGGATTCCGCCGGCCGCGGCGGCCGACCGGATCGCCGAGCAGCGGATGGCGGACGCGCGACGCGCCTGAGCCGTACCGGGGACCGACCCGTCGCGGGGGCGACCGTGAGGAGTCCGTGGGAGGGCCATGGAGCGACCACGGAGAGACTTCGCTCACGCCCCTCGGCGGGTCGGGCCTCAAGAAGAGGTTAAAATCGCGATTGACCAGCGAGGAAAGGGCACCTCGATGGTTCTGTACCGGGGTATGTGATGCGCGCGGCGTACCGTAGACCCTCGGAAACAGGTACCGTTGAAGCCCTACGGACCGGTCTCTCTGTCGAGAGCCCGTTCCGAATCATGAACGCGTGTCAAGACTCTGGGGCCACCGAGCCCCGTCACCGAGGGGGTCGAGCCATGGGGCGCGGCCGGGCAAAGGCCAAGCAGACCAAGGTCGCCCGCCAGCTGAAGTACAGCAGCGGCGGGACGGACCTGACGCGTCTGGCCAATGAGCTGGGCGCTTCGACTTCGAACCAGCCGCCGAATGGCGAGCCGTTCGAGGACGACGACGAGGAAGACGACCCGTACGCCCAGTACGCGGATCTCTATAACGAGGACGACGAGGACGAGGACGACGAGTCCGGTCCGAGCGCGTCCCCGCGTCGCGCTTGACCTTCTGAATCGCACCACAGAAACCCGGTCCGGGATCACCCGGCCGGGTTTCTGTGCTGTCCGCGTGCCGTACGGGCGCTCTGTACGACGAAAAGAACGGGGCGCTCCCTCAAGGGGCGCCCCGTTCTTTTCGTACCGCTGAGAGTTACTTCGCGACGCCTCTAGTTCGCATACGTCCCGACGAGCTCCGCGCCCGTGGTGTGCGCGCCGCGCTCGGTGATCTCGCCCGCGACCCAGGACTCGACGCCCCGGTCCGCCAGCGTCGTCAGGGCCGCGTCCACGAAGTCGGCCGGTACGACCGCCATCATGCCGACACCCATGTTCAGGGTCTTCTCCAGCTCCAGACGCTCCACCTGACCGGCCTTGCCGACCAGGTCGAAGATCGCGCCCGGCGCCCAGGTCGAACGGTCGACCGTGGCGTGCAGGCCGTCCGGGATCACCCGGGCCAGGTTGGCCGCGAGACCGCCGCCCGTGATGTGGCTGAACGCGTGGACGTCCGTGGTCCGGGTGAGGGCCAGGCAGTCGAGCGAGTAGATCTTCGTCGGCTCCAGGAGCTCCTCGCCGAGCGTCCGGCCGAGCTCGTCGACCCGCTGGTCGAGGGTCATGCCGGCGCGGTCGAAGACCACGTGCCGGACGAGCGAGTACCCGTTCGAGTGAAGACCCGAGGAGGCCATGGCGATGACCGCGTCCCCCGTACGGATGCGATCGGCGCCGAGCAGCCGGTCGTGCTCCACGACTCCCGTGCCCGCGCCGGCGACGTCGAAGTCGTCCGGGCCGAGGAGGCCCGGGTGCTCCGCCGTCTCGCCGCCGACCAGCGCGCAGCCGGCCAGGACACAGCCCTCGGCGATGCCCTTGACGATGGCGGCGACCCGCTCCGGGTGGACCTTGCCGACGCAGATGTAGTCGGTCATGAAGAGCGGCTCGGCGCCGCAGACGACGATGTCGTCCATGACCATCGCGACCAGGTCGTGGCCGATCGTGTCGTACACGCCCATCTGGCGGGCGATGTCGACCTTCGTCCCGACGCCGTCGGTGGCGGAGGCGAGCAGCGGGCGCTCGTAGCGCTTGAGGGCGGAGGCGTCGAAGAGGCCGGCGAAGCCGCCGAGGCCACCGAGGACCTCGGGGCGCTGCGTCTTCTTCACCCACTCCTTCATGAGCTCGACGGCGCGGTCACCCGCCTCGATGTCGACGCCCGCGGACGCGTAGCTGGCACCAGTGGTCTCAGACATGGGTTGAGAACTTTCGTGTCGTACTGCGGGTGTGCAGCGGGGTCTTACGGGCGGCAGTGCTCACGGACGGCGGAGCGCGTCGGAGGCCGCCGTGGCAGCGGGACCCGCGGCCAGTTCGGTCTCCAGGAGCTGCTTGCCGAGCAGCTCGGGGTCCGGCAGCTCCATCGGGTACTCGCCGTCGAAGCAGGCACGGCAGAGGTTCGGCTTCTGGATCGTCGTCGCCTCGATCATCCCGTCGATCGAGATGTACGAGAGCGAGTCCGCGCCCAGCGACTTGCCGATCTCCTCGATCGACATGCCGTTGGCGATCAGCTCCGCGCGGGTGGCGAAGTCGATGCCGAAGAAGCAGGGCCACTTCACCGGCGGCGAGGAGATCCGGATGTGGATCTCGGCCGCGCCGGCCTCGCGGAGCATCTTGACGAGGGCGCGCTGGGTGTTGCCGCGGACGATCGAGTCGTCGACGACCACCAGGCGCTTGCCCTTGATGACGTCCTTGAGCGGGTTCAGCTTCAGCCGGATGCCGAGCTGTCGGATGGTCTGGGACGGCTGGATGAAGGTGCGCCCGACATAGGCGTTCTTCACCAGGCCCGCACCGAAGGGGATGCCCGAGGCCTCGGCGTAGCCGATCGCGGCCGGGGTTCCGGACTCCGGCGTCGCTATCACCAGGTCGGCCTCGACGGGCGCCTCCTTCGCGAGGCGGCGGCCCATCTCCACGCGGGAGAGGTACACGTTCCGGCCGGCGATGTCGGTGTCCGGGCGAGCCAGGTACACGTACTCGAAGACACAGCCCTTGGGCTTCGCTTCCGCGAATCGCGAGGTACGGATGCCGTTCTCGTCGATCGCGATCAGCTCGCCCGGCTCGACCTCGCGGACGTAGCTGGCGCCGCAGATGTCGAGGGCGGCGGACTCGGAGGCGACCACCCAGCCGCGCTCCAGACGGCCGAGGACCAGCGGGCGGATGCCCTGCGGGTCACGGGCCGCGTAGAGCGTGTGCTCGTCCATGAAGACGAGGGAGAAGGCGCCCCGGACGTCGGGGAGGATCTTCGCGGCGGCCTGCTCGATGGTGAGCGGCTCACCGTCCTCGTCGACCTGGGCGGCGAGGAGCGCCGTGAGCAGGTCGGTGTCGTTGGTGGCCGCCACGCGAGTGGTGCGGCCTTCCTTCTTGGGCAGGTCCGCGACCATCTCGGCGAGCTGCGCCGTGTTCACCAGGTTGCCGTTGTGGCCGAGCGCGATCGAGCCGTGGGCGGTTGCCCTGAACGTCGGCTGCGCGTTCTCCCACACGGAGGCCCCGGTGGTCGAGTAGCGGGCGTGACCGACCGCGATATGACCTTGGAGGGAACCGAGAGAGGTCTCGTCGAAGACCTGGGACACAAGGCCCATGTCCTTGAAGACGAGGATCTGGGAGCCGTTGCTGACCGCGATTCCCGCGGATTCCTGGCCCCGATGCTGGAGGGCGTAGAGCCCGAAGTACGTGAGCTTTGCGACCTCTTCACCCGGAGCCCAGACACCGAAGACGCCACAAGCGTCCTGGGGGCCTTTCTCGCCGGGGAGCAGGTCGTGATTGAGTCGACCGTCACCACGTGGCACGTTTCCGAGTGTAGACGGGCTCGACCACTGGTCCGAATTGGGGAAATGCGGGGTTCCCGCACTCGTGCGATCGCACGAAATGATCATCTCCGGCTTGGAGAGGGCTACGAGGCAGGCGCGGTAAGGGATTCCCGCCCCGGAACCCTCCCGAGCGGACGCTCGTACCAGCACCGGAGCCCCGGACCGATGTGACGGAGGGCACCCCGGAGAGCCTCGTTCACCGGGAGGCCGGGGGCTCTTGGCCGTCCGTTCCGTCCGCTCCTTCGGAGGTTCCGCCAGTCGTCACGGTGGCGGCCTTCGCCGTCAGGCCCTCGCCCGCGGCGTCGGTGAGCGTCAGCGTCCGGTGGTCCAGGCGATAGGTGAGCGGGCCGTCGAGGAGCTCGTACAGCTGGGTCTCCAGCTGCATCTGCGGGCTGGTGCACATCATCCGGGTGGTCGCCGCCGGGCCCTCGATCGTGAGCGTCTTCCCCTCGACGCGGGCGGTCGCGGCGAAGTTGTTGCAGCCCAGGTTGCCGGTGACCCGGCCGTCGGCGCCGAGGACGAGACGGGCCTTGTCGCCGCTGCCGGCGGGCAGCGAGGACGCGGTGTCCCCCGAGATCAGCCCGTCGATCTTCCAGGTGGTGCCGCGCAGCGGGAGGTCCGCCTGGGCGGTCAGCTCCAGGCCGTTGCGGCCGTCCGGGGAGGTCAGGGTGAGGGTCTCGCCCTTCTGCTTTCCCTTGAGCGGTCCGGTGAAGGCCTTGACCAGCTCCGACTCGAAGCGCTGCCGGTCCTCGGGGCAGCCGATCGCGGTGAACTCCTGCGGGGAGACGGTCAGGGTGTCCCCCCGCACGGCGACGGTCGCGCCGAAGTTGTTGCAGCCGCTGTTCCCGCGGGCGCGGCCGTCCGCGCCGAACTCGATGCGGGCGCCGTCCGGGGCGGCGGACCTGCGGCCGTCGACCGTGACGGCGCCGATCGTCCAGTGGGTACCGGCGACGGGCAGGTCGGGGGAGACGGTGTCGGAACCGGAACCGGAACCGGAGCCGGAGCCGGAGCCGGAACCGGAGCCCGCTCCCGTGGTGCCTCCCTCCGTGCCGCAGGCGGCGAGGAGGAGGGCCAGGGCGGCGGCGGATGCGGCGGATACGAGGGTGCGCGGCGTCGGCGTCTGCATGACGGTGGGACGGGCCGGGGCGGAAGTCGGTTCCGCGGCCCGTTCCTGTCCGGGGCCCGTTCCTGTCCGGGGGCCCGTGCCGTAC is a window encoding:
- a CDS encoding Glu/Leu/Phe/Val dehydrogenase dimerization domain-containing protein; translated protein: MTDVTGVPADVLHTLFHSEQGGHEQVVLCQDRATGLKAVIALHSTALGPALGGTRFYPYATEAAAVADALNLARGMSYKNAMAGLDHGGGKAVIIGDPEKIKTEELLLAYGRFVASLGGRYVTACDVGTYVADMDVVARENQWTTGRSPENGGAGDSSVLTAFGVFQGMRASAQTLWGDPTLRGRKVGVAGVGKVGHYLVEHLLEDGAEVVITDVREESVRRITDKHPQVTVVADTEALIRVEGLDIYAPCALGGALNEETVPFITASIVCGAANNQLAHPGIEKDLVERGILYAPDYVVNAGGVIQVADELHGFDFDRCKKKATKIFDTTLEIFARAKADGIPPAAAADRIAEQRMADARRA
- a CDS encoding DUF6274 family protein codes for the protein MAAASAARHETRALLRAHLAAASRYGHLTRHCVVCHRLLRLSMDLPELSEPSGLPELPESGEGSGEPAEGPEGPADDSEDESPTDP
- a CDS encoding META domain-containing protein — encoded protein: MQTPTPRTLVSAASAAALALLLAACGTEGGTTGAGSGSGSGSGSGSGSGSDTVSPDLPVAGTHWTIGAVTVDGRRSAAPDGARIEFGADGRARGNSGCNNFGATVAVRGDTLTVSPQEFTAIGCPEDRQRFESELVKAFTGPLKGKQKGETLTLTSPDGRNGLELTAQADLPLRGTTWKIDGLISGDTASSLPAGSGDKARLVLGADGRVTGNLGCNNFAATARVEGKTLTIEGPAATTRMMCTSPQMQLETQLYELLDGPLTYRLDHRTLTLTDAAGEGLTAKAATVTTGGTSEGADGTDGQEPPASR
- a CDS encoding DUF3073 domain-containing protein, coding for MGRGRAKAKQTKVARQLKYSSGGTDLTRLANELGASTSNQPPNGEPFEDDDEEDDPYAQYADLYNEDDEDEDDESGPSASPRRA
- the purM gene encoding phosphoribosylformylglycinamidine cyclo-ligase, with translation MSETTGASYASAGVDIEAGDRAVELMKEWVKKTQRPEVLGGLGGFAGLFDASALKRYERPLLASATDGVGTKVDIARQMGVYDTIGHDLVAMVMDDIVVCGAEPLFMTDYICVGKVHPERVAAIVKGIAEGCVLAGCALVGGETAEHPGLLGPDDFDVAGAGTGVVEHDRLLGADRIRTGDAVIAMASSGLHSNGYSLVRHVVFDRAGMTLDQRVDELGRTLGEELLEPTKIYSLDCLALTRTTDVHAFSHITGGGLAANLARVIPDGLHATVDRSTWAPGAIFDLVGKAGQVERLELEKTLNMGVGMMAVVPADFVDAALTTLADRGVESWVAGEITERGAHTTGAELVGTYAN
- the purF gene encoding amidophosphoribosyltransferase; this encodes MPRGDGRLNHDLLPGEKGPQDACGVFGVWAPGEEVAKLTYFGLYALQHRGQESAGIAVSNGSQILVFKDMGLVSQVFDETSLGSLQGHIAVGHARYSTTGASVWENAQPTFRATAHGSIALGHNGNLVNTAQLAEMVADLPKKEGRTTRVAATNDTDLLTALLAAQVDEDGEPLTIEQAAAKILPDVRGAFSLVFMDEHTLYAARDPQGIRPLVLGRLERGWVVASESAALDICGASYVREVEPGELIAIDENGIRTSRFAEAKPKGCVFEYVYLARPDTDIAGRNVYLSRVEMGRRLAKEAPVEADLVIATPESGTPAAIGYAEASGIPFGAGLVKNAYVGRTFIQPSQTIRQLGIRLKLNPLKDVIKGKRLVVVDDSIVRGNTQRALVKMLREAGAAEIHIRISSPPVKWPCFFGIDFATRAELIANGMSIEEIGKSLGADSLSYISIDGMIEATTIQKPNLCRACFDGEYPMELPDPELLGKQLLETELAAGPAATAASDALRRP
- the bldC gene encoding developmental transcriptional regulator BldC; this translates as MTARTPDAEPLLTPAEVATMFRVDPKTVTRWAKAGKLTSIRTLGGHRRYREAEVRALLAGIPQQRSEA